The nucleotide sequence aggctacagagggGAACTCTGCCTCATTTCAGAGTGaaatttatattatgtatataagttatgatatatatatatatatttagagagagagagagagagagtcattcaAAACTATTTAAACTGGGGGTAGCTGACTTTATTTAACCAATATAAATTTCTTGGAGAGGAGAAGTTGTTTTATttggtattttatttgtttgttttcattcagtATTTAGTTAGAGACATGGGAAGGtgagaaagatgctcaactattAAAAACTGATAAAAATGTCAATACACTTCTGAGTAAAATTGGGTGAATGTAATAGCGCAACGAAACAAAGGAGGATCACAGAAATTGTAGCTCATCCATGTGGGTTATATTGCTCTTCAGAAATTACTCTTGCTTACTCccaaaacaaaaagtaatgaGGACCTGGGAGACATAGTTCTcatgggaaaatgtttcaggtgGAACTCCCAAGAGCCACAGGGTTCGGTTGGGTTTTGTTGTATTTTCAAATCtcttgatgcttttttttttttttttatcagagatATAACCAATAACTAGCCCCATTTAGGATGGAGCAGAGAAGCCACACTCTACAAAGAGCCTTCAAGAACAGACCTTACAAGTCCTAAATCAGGGCATCGTCTGCCCCCAGAAGGTTTTAGTTGCCTTCCAAAGTACAGTGCTAGCTGGCAGAGTGCTCTGAAGGCCCTTTCCTCAAGGCCACTCCACCCGAAGAAGAGACACACCTCCTCAAAGTCAGCACTGCTGCATCCTTGGGAATCTGAGAAAAAAAGGCCTTCTGATCACCAGAACAACTCACAGTAAATGCAAATTCACTCCAAGACTTATTCCTTTTTTAACAATTCCATCAAAAacaatatttacttttttatttgtttttaattttattttatttatttattacaatttattcactttgtatcccctctgcagctccctccctcctctccttccagtccctcctaccttccctcttctcctctatgccctttccctagtcccctgataggggaggacctcctccccttttatctcaCCTTagcctatccagtctcatcaaggctggctgcaccatcatcctctgtggcctggcaaggctgcatcccccactTTTAACCTCCTTCTAAGGACTTCTTCCTCACTGCAGCCAGAGTTAATATGCTAGGCATATTGATTTTTACATTACCGTGGCCTTTTTCAGATTCAGGAACTTCTTCTGCTTATTCTTTGTCTCTTTAGAAGGTGATTAAGCAATACATGATTTCAGATTCCACTTCACTATGCAAGCACTGTAAGAGGTAAGGCCCTTAACCCTTTCTTTTCTAATGAAACACTTAGTTTACATAAAAGCCAGTTTCCAGGGGCCTTTCTTTAAGAATATTCTTTTAACTTAGAATGCTAGGACACCAATAGAATAATCACACAGAAACAGTGTGACTTCTCTCCCCATACCAGGCAAGCTCACTTCAGTCTGCTTTTTTCTGCACCTCAGCTTAAGCTGCAAACAGCCTGAAAGGGCTGCCATCTGAATGTGGCTCTGAAAGCAGACCTGAGCCAGAATGGGATGCTTCATCCCCCAGCCCTAAGCAGTTCTGTTCACACAAAGGTGTCCTATGTTAAAATCAGCTTCAGTGCAGACATGCTGAAGAGGCCAACTGCCCCCTGATAAATGTAATACTGTGAAAGGCAAGAAGAGATGCTACACAAGGGGCTCAAAGAAAGTCAGCTTCCCAGGAAAGGTCACAGCAAATGGTCCACCCTACGGTCAACAGAGTCCTGCCCCCCTATTGCTTTGTCCACGCCACTCTCATTCAGTGCAGTGACAGGCCACACTCATGAACcacattgcttgtttttttttttcactttgtaacaCATTGCTTGTTTTAAATGTCAAGTGTATCAGTGATGTTGCCATCTTCTTATCTGCTTTAATTGTGTGCTTTCAATATTAAATTACAGCTACTGTAGAAGATGGCATTAAACAAACtgttatttaaaacaataaattataggatatatatttaaatatttaatacatactcatatatttaatttcatatgctttatttcatcaaaaatatactactttaattattttatttgtgtgtacacatgtattcatgtgggtgggtgggtactGAGGCTAGAGGCCAAAGCTGAGTGTCTTTTTCAATTGCTTCTGACGTAATTTTTCTAATctattattttattgtgtgtgtataggtgtttttcatgcatgtatgcctgtacacCACATGAGTGTCTGTGCCCATGGATGCCAGAAAGGAGCATGAGATTTCACAGAAATAGAGTTACAGACACTGGCTAGCCAatatatgggtgctgagaattgaacctaggtcctctggtagagcagccagttctcttaactgctgagccaactctccagctcctcaTCACATcacattttgagacagaatctctcactgaacctgagctCAACAGGCTATACAGGCTAATAATGAGTTCTGGAGATCCTCCTCACCTCCACCCTACCCACCCTCACCCCAACCAGTGCTAGGGTTACAAATGTGTGCCACAAGAAGAAAAGGGTTGGAGGGATCTCTCCCCTTTCCCAGCAAAACGCTCAGGAAAGTGCATGGGAGATTCCTGTCTCAGGCTGAAGAAACGTGTTTCCTTTGGCAAGGATTCCTAACACACATTTAAGCTCATTGTCTGTGAACACCCAAGCAGCTATGTTCTTCATATACTGGTAGTATGACCAAGTTTTCAGAACAGTTTTAGATCTACTTTACTTCCTAAGGTGTCCAGCATTCAGATGGGTGCTGGAAGCCCAAGCATATACTTGTATGACAGGCACTTCACAAactaaaccatttcctccccacccccaatatTTAAATCATTCAAGTGATGAATCCAAGTTTGCTTTCACACCTCAGTTTCCATAGACTAAGACCACACAGCTTCAAATGATCAGTAGCTATGTAATAAAACATCACAGGTTACCATTCAATTACTCTTAGTTTTCATTTCACCCCTTGGTTGGCTTCTTTTTGGCTGTAAAATCAAGTGAGACTCTACCCTCCCTAAAACCGATCTCTCTTAATGATTTCATCCTGCACTGTGCTCTCTGCCTCTTCCCCTTACTTCCATGGTCAAACTTCTTCCAGGACCCCAGTAACCGACACCCAACTCAAATCCACCATTTTGTGCTATCTCTACCCAGAAAAGGAGCCTGTTCCTTGGGCCCACCCACAAAAGAGCGCTCTCCAGCTCCCTACCTACCATCTGAGTTCCTCGGGGTCAAACAAGAAGAAAAGGGTTGGAGGGATCTCTCCCCTTTCCCAGCAAAACGCTCAGGAAAGTGCATGGGAGATTCCTGTCTCAGGCTGAAGAAACGTGTTTCCTTTGGCAAGGATTCCTAACACACATTTAAGCTCATTGTCTGTGAACACCCAAGCAGCTATGTTCTTCATATACTGGTAGTATGACCAAGTTTTCAGAACAGTTTTAGATCTACTTTACTTCCTAAGGTGGCACGTGCTAAGACCAAAAGATTTTGCTCTCTTCCAGCCAAACAAAAGCTCCCCATCCTCTCAAAGGATCTTAAGACACCCTCTCCTAGAAGCAAGGTAAGAGAAAACTAACTTGATCTCTTTGTAGACAAACCCTGAAAAGAGCACTTCTGTGAACCCTATAAAGTAGGATACATTCCTCATTATTAATTACTAAATGTTATTGTGTAAACCAGTTTTTTTCAATGAGAGTATAGATAAAATGTTTGAGGTTTGTGTTATAAAGAAGAATATTCTAAAGGTATCTCTGTGGATCCGTATGTTAACCCTAGGTTCTCCATGTAAttaactcttttttgtttgttcatttctttgcttgtttttgtttttgttttaaatagggtCTCAGTATTcagactgtcctgaaacttgctatgtccaccaggctggctttgaactcccagagatccacctgcctctgtctcccaagtgctgggattgaaggtgtgtgccaccaccactggctCATAGTTAACTTTCATTAGTTTTACTTTTGTCAGGGCTTAATGTACAGAAAGTGGGGAGATCAGTGGACTTGTAGGATGTACAAGTCCAGAAAAATGGAGGTTACTCCTGATTGTGTTCACTTCAACCGAGTGCATAGATGGGAACTGTTCTCTCTGCAGGAAGACAGCTGTGGGAGGTGGCGGGCATATTAACTTGCTGGGGTACACTGACCATTGTGCCTCATAAAATCATGTTGTATATCTGACATATACACAGTAAAATTAATTTTAGCTAAGTATAGTGACCCATGTgttataaaagaaggaaaatcctaaccgttctattttaccaataaagactcaggagccagatactggggtgaaaacctgctagctcagagaggcggaaagcacccagctgaccttccttctcagctcacgTCACAATGGAAaaagctcagctgacagcccagaaggaaaaggccaaaacccaaggccaaaggcttgctatcTCAAAGCTCAAGAGCTCGAGAGATAAAAGCTCCTTCTACTTCTCAATGCTGTCTTAAATATCCCTTAACTCAAAGTTCCTCCTACTTAACcactgtcagctggcttcttgctctgcctcttgacctagggttaactttattaaatcctatgtacagaaagctcttgaattaaaggtatggtctagggctgaaccacaccatgaTCACttctttacaataaaaagaaaattcttggattagaggtgtgtgaTGGGCTCAACCACacccaaacaagaaacagggttttacagttcacaatgggATTGTTTACAATGGGATTAAATACCTTGCAATACCCATGACTGTAATCACAGTGCTTGGGAAACTAAGGCAAGATGATCACAAGTTTCAAATTACTCTGGGCTCCATAATGAATCTCTATCTTAAAGAACCAAAATTCCTTAAAACACCAtcatggcaaaaacaaaacaaacaaaggaaaaaccttggtgaggaaaaagaaaactctttACCAATAAAATCTAGTACACACCTTAAACAACTCAAGAgacttttcaaaatttttattttttggaaatcAATAACGGGACATGGTGGCATATTCCTATAGCCTGAGCTATTCCAGAGACCAAACCAGGAAAACAATTCAAGCCCAGGATTTTGAGACCAACCTTGGCATTTAACAAGACCAAGTGACTGAAGAAGTGTATGTTGTCctcaagaacagaaaagaatTCTTGAAGGCAACGGCCCCCTGGGCAAGGCTAAAGGGAATAGAGGCCTACCCAGGGAAGAGATAAGTGACAAGGCCTCTGAAGAGTGCCAGAGCACACTTCAGGAAGGCCTTTAGAGTCACGTGCCCTGACCAGACACTAAGTGGGAGCTGATGAGGTGGTGAAGAAGGGGTGGAGAAACATTGCATATTTTGCATGCTATGGTGGATATGTGTAGTTCTTAGCAGAAGGCAAAGAGGCAGCATTGCAGGGAGATCAAGTATGGGAGAAAGTACATGTGATCATAGGATATTAGCTCTACTCTGTCCTGCATTTGCTGTAGCCTGCCTTCATTAAAATCCCTTCTGACTGAAGTTATCGCTCCATCCTACGGCTCACAGTTTCTCCTGTTCCTTCATCTGTACAATACTGTTCCTCTCCCTGAGCAGGGATTTCCATACATCTACCAAAACAGCCAGACTCTAGGTTGTTCGTTTTTCTACATAAACCTAAATAATTAATAGATGGCCCCAACTCTTCTTTCAAAACAATTTTGTGTGCATGTTAGCCACTAATCATCAAACAAAAGCATTACCTTACCTCCTCCCTCTCTTGTAATCCCCCTGTCTAACTTTGTGATTCATCTTAACAGACTAAgacatgagaagaaacagaaacacatcACTGGACACTGTGGTGACAGATTTCATTCTCCTGGGCTTGGCTCACCCCCCAAATCTGAGAACCTTCCTCTTCCTGGTCTTCTTCCTCATCTACATCCTCACACAGCTGGGGAATCTGCTCATTCTGCTCACTGTGTGGGCTGACCCCAAGCTGCATGCCCGCCCCATGTACATTCTTCTGGGTGTGCTCTCTTTCCTGGACATGTGGCTCTCCTCAGTCATTGTTCCTCGAATTATAGTAAACTTCACTCCTGCCAGCAAGGCTATCCCATTTGGAGGCTGTGTAGCTCAACTCtatttcttccacttcctaggCAGCACTCAGTGCTTCCTCTACACACTGATGGCCTATGACAGGTACCTGGCAATATGCCAGCCTCTGCGCTACCCAGTGCTCATGAATGGGAGACTATGCACAACCTTAGTGGCTGGAGCTTGGGTGGCAGGCTCCATCCATGGGTCTATTCAAGCCACTCTGACCTTCCGATTGCCCTACTGTGGGCCCAGGCAAGTGGATTATTTCTTCTGTGATATTCCTGCAGTGTTGAGACTGGCCTGTGCTGACACAACAATCAATGAACGTGTGACCTTTGTGGACATTGGGGTAGTGGCTGCCAGTTGCTTCATGCTGATTCTGCTCTCCTATGCCAACATAGTCCATGCCATCCTGAAGATACGCACTGCTGATGGGAGGAGGCGTGCCTTCTCCACCTGTGGCTCCCATCTCACCGTGGTCACAGTCTACTATGTCCCCTGCATTTTCATCTACCTTCGGGCAGGATCCAAAAGTTCCTTTGATGGAGCAGTTGCTGTGTTTTATACTGTTGTCACTCCATTACTCAATCCTCTCATCTACACCCTAAGGAACCAGGAAGTGAAGTCTGCCCTGAAAAGGCTTAGAGCAGGTAGAGGGAGTGTGGATGAAGAGAAAAAGTAGCCACTGGCTCAGGGACCACATACACTGCCATCACTGCTGTGTTTTTAGTTACTGTTCGTGTGACAGATATTTGATACATAGATAACAGTTTAAAATGAACTTGATACAAATCCACTAATACAAATGCTTCTTCTAATACTCTACAAAATCTCAATAATTTGCCCAGTTATTTTACATTCCTTGGtaaaaacatgtattttacaCAAATGTTGATGGTAAATATCTAAGCAGATTTGGGGAGAACAATTTAATAGGACTTCATTTCCTGACATCTTTTTTGCTGCATCCGAACTCCCCAAGCTCTCAGTATCCAGAGCCCCATTGTATAAGTTAAGGCAGACATGTCCTCACTAGCATTCACTTGGGCTCTTTGGTGCATATGTGTATCTGACcagcctctccctcttttccatgTAGCCATTTTCATTCTGCCCCAGGAATATCCCTCAGGCTCCTTGTCATTCTGTCACTCCATCCTTCACCACAGAGCTGCCagaatttcttttctcaaagtgaaaactaaatatttcatttttcttctgaaCATTCACTGGCTTTCCACTGCATAAGATAAAGATGGAACTTTTAGCATGGAATGCAAAGTTTTTCACATCCAATTCCAACATTTTCACCTCTCAAAATGTCTCTACCTCCTCATCTCTCTCATCCCCACTTTTATCTGCCATCCCTCCACATCCTCTATGCTTTCCCATATTTGAGACTTTGTTTCAGTTCTATATTTGAAATATGTTTCTGACTCCTCCATGTTGGTTATCTGATAATGTATGCTTCATTCAAGACCTGGACAAAAATTCTGAGACCTAAAGAAGCTTTTACTAACTCTCCTGGCTATAACTGCTACCTTCTCTGTGTAACTATAGTTTATTGAACTCTTAAACAGCACTTTTCCTTGGCTAGCCTCTATAATCATTTAGGTAGGAATCCTAAAGAGCAGAAAGCATGCTTCATTGCTGTTTGTGTTACAGCTTTACCAAATGACCTTCCTATGTACAAATGTCAAAgacactgagaaataaattagaaaaacaattctttatagaaattgaaaaaattaaCTTTATATAGAAACACAAAACTCAGTAAAGCTGAAACAATACTGAATAACAAAAGAATTtatggaggtatcaccatccctaacCTCAAACTGTACTGCAAAGCTAATAGAAagtacaaaaacagacacattgattaatgaaattgaactgaagacccagacatgAACCCACATATCTATGAACACAAACTAGGGGAAGAGGAACAGTCTTCAACAAAAAATGCTGGTCAAACTGAATGTCTGCAtggagaagaatgcaaatagctccatatttatcatcctgtacaaaactcaactctagatagatcaaggacctcaatataaGGCCAGATGAACTAaacctgatagaaaaaaaaaaaaaaagtggaaactagccttgaaatcattggcacaggataagactttctgaacagagaaATTAGTTCTTATCACCATTatctcaggcactaagatcaacaattaataaatgggatctcatagaactgaaaagcttctgtaagacaaaggacactgtcatgcaGACAAAgcggcagcctacagaatgggaaaagatttttactaactgcacatctgatagaggactaatacccaaaatatataaaaactctATTTAAAGCATGGAACATGTAAAACATTTTTTTGCAATACCATTTTGTGTTCTACTAATTCAATATCTGCTCTTCATGTGCTCAGATACAATTATGTGATTGAGTGAGTTAACAGTCTTTTTTCAAATATAAGATATTAACATAATTGagatctaataggctagggtcagatgtaaggggaggaggatctcccctatcagtggacttggagaggggcatgggaggagatgaaggagggagggtaaggctgggagggaatgaggaagggggctacagctgggatacaaagtgaataaactgtaattaatattaaaatttttaaattaaaaaaattttaaaaaggagagtTAAAAcagctcagttcttgtgctgtgaagcttgttaacaTAATATAATAGAGCCTCAATTATTTGTGAGATAGACAGgtgaaaagagaaactgagaaacaaacacagttttataaaaatgactttaacacttcacagcagtagaacattgactaagacagCATATAGCAACTAATAAGAAAAGAA is from Meriones unguiculatus strain TT.TT164.6M chromosome 9, Bangor_MerUng_6.1, whole genome shotgun sequence and encodes:
- the LOC110557729 gene encoding olfactory receptor 10G2-like, coding for MRRNRNTSLDTVVTDFILLGLAHPPNLRTFLFLVFFLIYILTQLGNLLILLTVWADPKLHARPMYILLGVLSFLDMWLSSVIVPRIIVNFTPASKAIPFGGCVAQLYFFHFLGSTQCFLYTLMAYDRYLAICQPLRYPVLMNGRLCTTLVAGAWVAGSIHGSIQATLTFRLPYCGPRQVDYFFCDIPAVLRLACADTTINERVTFVDIGVVAASCFMLILLSYANIVHAILKIRTADGRRRAFSTCGSHLTVVTVYYVPCIFIYLRAGSKSSFDGAVAVFYTVVTPLLNPLIYTLRNQEVKSALKRLRAGRGSVDEEKK